From the Carassius carassius chromosome 45, fCarCar2.1, whole genome shotgun sequence genome, one window contains:
- the LOC132127232 gene encoding vacuolar protein sorting-associated protein 26B-like codes for MSFFSFGQSAEIDIVLNDAETRKKAEHKTEDGKKDKYFLFYDGETVSGKVNVTLKNPGKRLEHQGIKIEFIGQIELYYDRGNHHEFVSLVKDLARPGEMAQSQTFDFEFTHVEKPYESYTGQNVKLRYFLRATISRRLNDISKEMDIVVHTLSTYPELNSSIKMDVGIEDCLHIEFEYNKSKYHLKDVIVGKIYFLLVRIKIKHMEIDIIKRETTGTGPNVYHENDTIAKYEIMDGAPVRGESIPIRLFLAGYEMTPTMRDVNKKFSVRYYLNLVLIDEEERRYFKQQEITLWRKGDIVRKSMSHQAAIASQRFEGSASAEKALSQAKEDDN; via the exons ATGAGCTTCTTCAGTTTCGGACAAAGTGCTGAAATTGACATAGTTCTAAATGATGCCGAGACGAGAAAAAAGGCCGAGCACAAAACAGAAGACGGGAAAAAGGACAAATACTTTCTGTTTTACGATGGGGAGACAGTCTCTGGGAAAGTCAACGTAACCCTGAAGAACCCAGGCAAGAGGCTCGAGCATCAAGGGATCAAAATAGAGTTTATCGGGCAAATCG AATTGTACTACGACAGAGGAAACCATCATGAGTTTGTCTCTCTGGTTAAGGATTTAGCTCGGCCTGGAGAAATGGCTCAATCTCAGACCTTTGATTTTGAGTTCACACATGTGGAGAAACCGTACGAGTCCTACACAGGCCAGAATGTAAAACTACG CTATTTCCTGCGGGCGACCATCAGCAGGAGACTGAATGACATCTCCAAAGAGATGGACATTGTAGTGCACACACTCAGCACATATCCAGAACTCAACTCCTCCATAAAGATGGATGTGGGAATTGAGGACTGTCTACACATTGAGTTTGAATACAACAAGTCCAA GTATCACCTGAAAGATGTGATTGTAGGGAAGATCTATTTCCTGTTGGTGCGAATCAAGATCAAACACATGGAGATTGATATTATTAAACGGGAGACAACAGGGACAGGGCCAAATGTGTACCACGAAAATGACACCATTGCAAAATACGAGATTATGGATGGAGCACCTGTGCGAG GTGAATCCATCCCCATCCGTCTTTTTCTGGCTGGATACGAGATGACGCCCACCATGAGGGATGTTAATAAGAAATTCTCTGTTCGTTATTACCTGAATCTCGTACTCATTGATGAAGAAGAGAGACGTTACTTCAAACAACAG GAGATTACACTATGGAGGAAGGGAGACATTGTGAGAAAAAGCATGTCCCATCAAGCTGCCATCGCCTCCCAGCGCTTCGAGGGCTCGGCGAGTGCAGAGAAAGCACTTTCTCAAGCTAAAGAGGACGACAACTAA